From a single Brassica napus cultivar Da-Ae chromosome C9, Da-Ae, whole genome shotgun sequence genomic region:
- the LOC111197933 gene encoding LOW QUALITY PROTEIN: NAC domain-containing protein 78 (The sequence of the model RefSeq protein was modified relative to this genomic sequence to represent the inferred CDS: deleted 1 base in 1 codon), with protein MGRGSATSLAPGFRFHPTDEELVRYYLKRKVCNKPFKFDAISVTDIYKSEPWDLPDKSKLKSRDLEWYFFSMLDKKYSNGSKTNRATEKGYWKTTGKDREIRNGSRAVGMKKTLVYHKGRAPRGERTNWVMHEYRLTDEELKRAGAPQDAFVLCRIFQKSGTGPKNGEQYGAPYLEEEWEEDKMTFVPEQDALSEGLAVDDDVYVDIDEIDEKPENLVVYDAIPVQTNYCHGDSSNNAESGNCEDSGNYIQPGNYAVDSGGYIKQPTETFEEDQKPIIRDCCIQPCSLYPNEQIGCGVQDQHEENIETSNNNDFVADPCYSDIPIETNYLPDEPFMDPSNNLQLCDDLYLETNDLSGGGLQDDFNFEDYLNFFDDEDAQNLTLGVSQLLGSQDAPPEQESLDQKVSPEELEKEVVVEKKESGEGSSSKQDADVTDFDSDSKYPFLKKSSHMFGVPPSFASQFQTKDAAIRLHAAQSSGSVHVTAGMIRISNMTPAVDSDMGWANGANDKNGDLSVVLSFGLVQRDDAMSKTATRAMLVFLCLWVLLLSVSFKIVTMVSAR; from the exons ATGGGTCGCGGCTCAGCAACGTCGCTAGCTCCTGGGTTCCGTTTCCACCCGACGGACGAGGAGCTCGTCCGCTACTACCTCAAGCGCAAGGTCTGCAACAAGCCCTTCAAGTTCGACGCCATCTCCGTCACCGATATCTACAAATCCGAGCCTTGGGATCTACCAG ATAAGTCGAAGCTGAAAAGTAGAGACTTGGAGTGGTACTTCTTTAGTATGCTTGATAAGAAGTACAGCAACGGTTCCAAGACGAACCGCGCCACGGAGAAAGGGTACTGGAAGACGACGGGGAAGGATCGGGAGATTCGTAATGGTTCGAGAGCTGTGGGGATGAAGAAGACTCTTGTTTATCATAAAGGTCGAGCTCCTCGTGGTGAGAGGACTAATTGGGTTATGCATGAGTATCGTCTTACTGATGAGGAGTTGAAGAGAGCTGGTGCACCACAA GATGCGTTTGTGCTGTGTAGGATATTCCAGAAGAGCGGGACTGGGCCTAAGAATGGGGAGCAGTACGGTGCTCCTTATCTTGAGGAGGAGTGGGAAGAGGATAAGATGACGTTTGTGCCAGAGCAAGATGCTCTTAGTGAAGGATTGGctgttgatgatgatgtttaTGTTGATATTGACGAGATTGATGAG AAGCCTGAGAATCTGGTGGTATATGATGCTATTCCTGTTCAAACTAATTATTGTCATGGAGATTCAAGCAATAATGCTGAATCAGGAAACTGTGAAGACTCTGGAAACTACATTCAACCAGGAAACTATGCTGTTGACTCCGGTGGTTACATTAAACAACCAACTGAAACTTTTGAAGAGGATCAGAAGCCTATCATTCGGGATTGTTGCATCCAGCCTTGTTCTCTCTATCCGAATGAACAAATTGGGTGTGGTGTGCAAGATCAGCACGAGGAGAATATTGAAACTTCCAACAACAATGATTTTGTGGCTGATCCTTGCTACAGTGACATTCCTATTGAAACCAACTATCTGCCTGACGAGCCGTTCATGGATCCTAGCAACAATCTTCAACTCTGTGATGATCTGTACCTGGAAACGAACGATCTCAGCGGTGGTGGTCTACAAGATGATTTCAACTTCGAAGATTATCTCAACTTCTTTGACGATGAGGACGCTCAGAATTTGACTCTTGGCGTTTCACAACTGTTGGGATCTCAAGATGCTCCTCCTGAACAAGAAAGCCTCGACCAGAAGGTAAG CCCTGAAGAATTGGAgaaggaggtggtggtggagaaaaAGGAAAGCGGCGAAGGGTCTTCCTCAAAACAAGATGCGGATGTCACTGACTTCGATTCAG ATTCAAAGTACCCTTTCCTCAAAAAGTCGAGCCACATGTTTGGAGTTCCACCTTCATTTGCTTCCCAGTTCCAAACAAAGGACGCTGCAATCCGGCTACACGCAGCGCAATCTTCAGGTTCGGTTCACGTTACTGCAGGTATGATCAGAATATCGAACATGACTCCAGCAGTGGATAGCGACATGGGCTGGGCAAATGGGGCAAATGACAAGAACGGTGACCTCAGCGTGGTACTTTCTTTTGGCTTGGTCCAACGG GATGATGCCATGAGCAAGACAGCAACAAGagctatgttagtcttcttGTGTTTATGGGTTCTTTTACTCTCTGTTAGCTTCAAAATAGTAACCATGGTCTCTGCTCGGTGA
- the LOC111212252 gene encoding zinc finger protein ZAT5-like, producing the protein MEAFEEAIAASKEQSLIFKGKRTKRQRPQSPIPFSIISPPIVSSHAHDIQEESKKDGVITSSSSSASWSSNNNATLKAEEDEEEQEIANCLILLSQGHSLPLPNHEANNNNTYRFSSRRFLETSSSNGGDKAGYYVYQCKTCDRTFPSFQALGGHRASHKKPKATLSSYSNIDVKKNIYESNAVSLVTTSTIYKNNNNRSLAVYGKAGSNKVHECGVCGAEFTSGQALGGHMRRHRGAVVIAAAPVTTVTVATAAANTELSLSSMSFDQISDGQDHLVMPATKRAKKTVVSLDLDLNLPAPEDENRVNGFTFALKQKQEQEHQPTMQREEPKCLHMSAPTLVDCHY; encoded by the coding sequence ATGGAAGCGTTTGAAGAGGCCATAGCGGCTTCAAAGGAGCAATCATTGATCTTTAAAGGGAAGCGTACAAAGCGACAACGTCCACAGTCTCCTATTCCTTTCTCTATCATCTCCCCTCCTATAGTTTCTTCCCATGCACATGACATTCAAGAAGAATCCAAAAAAGATGGTGTGAtcacatcttcatcttcatcagccTCTTGGTCCTCTAACAACAACGCAACTTTGAAGgctgaagaagacgaagaagagcaAGAAATAGCCAACTGTTTGATTCTCTTGTCCCAAGGTCACTCTCTTCCCCTACCTAACCACGAAGCAAACAACAATAACACGTATAGATTTAGCAGCAGGAGGTTTCTAGAGACTTCTTCATCTAACGGTGGTGACAAAGCCGGTTACTACGTTTATCAATGCAAAACATGTGACCGGACCTTCCCTTCTTTCCAGGCTTTAGGCGGCCATAGAGCTAGCCACAAGAAACCTAAAGCCACGTTATCCTCATACTCCAACATTGACGTTAAGAAGAATATCTACGAAAGTAACGCCGTTTCACTCGTCACAACCTCAACTATTTACAAGAACAATAACAATAGATCGCTTGCCGTGTATGGTAAGGCTGGTAGCAATAAGGTTCATGAATGTGGAGTCTGTGGAGCCGAGTTTACGTCCGGGCAAGCCTTAGGTGGCCACATGAGACGGCATAGAGGCGCGGTGGTTATTGCTGCGGCGCCGGTTACCACCGTGACAGTGGCCACGGCTGCTGCCAACACGGAGTTATCATTGTCTTCTATGTCGTTCGATCAAATATCTGACGGTCAAGATCATTTGGTGATGCCAGCTACAAAGAGAGCTAAGAAGACGGTCGTGTCATTGGATTTGGATCTGAATCTACCCGCACCCGAAGATGAGAATCGGGTCAACGGGTTTACCTTTGCTTTGAAGCAAAAACAGGAACAAGAACATCAACCAACGATGCAAAGAGAAGAACCAAAGTGTCTTCACATGTCTGCTCCTACTTTGGTGGATTGCCATTACTGA